The following proteins are co-located in the Solanum pennellii chromosome 1, SPENNV200 genome:
- the LOC107013469 gene encoding WRKY transcription factor 23: MESYKDIKMEDHHPMYFIDNNSFGVTNNHSLISDYNINTSSLGFMELLGFHQDFCSVFELPKEENHYPAACVSEEEIKPPSSSVAAAEKQKSSTTTVVATGNVLNTPSTPNCSSISSEGHGDADGEVENHEQKNTNAKQQLKAKKTVSQKKQKEPRFAFMTKSEVDFLEDGYRWRKYGQKAVKNSPFPRNYYRCTNATCNVKKRVERCFSDPSTVVTTYEGKHTHPSPMNTMISRPNCYPINPLLPSLGAYTLPMQFNTNQSFNDNLTTSSNLAFNNQLDHAAFVAQGRRFCSTNEILGDQENDLQNLMPSAVLKHDYNR; the protein is encoded by the exons ATGGAAAGCTACAAAGACATTAAAATGGAAGATCATCATCCAATGTATTTCATTGACAACAACAGTTTTGGAGTTACTAATAACCACTCATTAATCTCAGATTACAATATTAACACATCATCTCTGGGTTTCATGGAGTTATTGGGTTTTCATCAAGACTTTTGTTCAGTTTTTGAGTTACCTAAAGAAGAAAACCACTATCCTGCTGCTTGTGTATCTGAAGAAGAAATAAAGCCGCCATCATCATCTGTAGCAGCAGCTGAGAAACAAAAAAGTAGTACTACTACTGTAGTAGCTACAGGTAACGTATTGAATACGCCATCTACCCCTAATTGCTCCTCCATTTCCTCTGAAGGACATGGAGATGCTGATGGAGAAGTAGAAAATCATGAGCAAAAAAACACAAACGCTAAACAACA GTTGAAAGCGAAGAAAACAGTTAGTCAGAAGAAACAGAAAGAGCCGAGATTTGCGTTTATGACAAAGAGTGAGGTTGATTTTCTTGAAGATGGTTATAGATGGAGAAAATACGGTcaaaaagctgtcaaaaacAGTCCTTTCCCCAG GAACTATTATCGCTGCACAAATGCAACATGTAACGTAAAGAAGAGAGTAGAGCGATGTTTCAGTGACCCAAGCACTGTGGTGACTACCTACGAAGGAAAACATACTCATCCAAGTCCCATGAATACGATGATCTCCCGTCCTAACTGCTATCCAATAAATCCACTACTCCCTTCACTTGGAGCCTACACTCTGCCAATGCAGTTCAACACCAATCAGTCCTTCAACGACAACTTAACAACGAGTTCTAATTTAGCCTTCAATAATCAGCTTGATCATGCTGCTTTTGTTGCTCAAGGAAGGCGTTTTTGCAGTACTAACGAAATTCTGGGAGACCAGGAGAATGATCTACAGAATCTTATGCCTTCCGCGGTGCTAAAACATGACTACAACAGATGA